The Insulibacter thermoxylanivorax genomic sequence ATCAGAAACTGCAGCCGTTCATGCCCCCGATACTTGTATGCGGCGAGCCAATCCTTCATCGTGCTGTCATAGCGAACAGCAGCACGGTTGAGCAGAAGGGCCGGCGAGCGGCGCCGTGCGCAGTCCGGACAATCCATCGCCCTGCCGCATCCTTCACAGCGAATCTCGCGAATCCACGGTATGGAGGTTAGGCAGCGGCGGCATAGATGGCGCTGCAAAGCTTGGATCCAAGGGATCAGATCTAATCCCGCCGCACCCGCCAAGCCCTCCGCCCCCTTACTTTCTCCAGTGTTTGTCCAGCCCCCGCTGCGGGCCGTGCGGTTGATCCAACGGCTGCAAAGCTGGCACTGCTCTTGGCTGCCCAGCATCAGGGATGCGGCGGCAGGTGTGAGCCGCCGCAGGTATGGGAGGAACCGATCAAACATCGGCATTCGCCTCCCTCCGGGCTGCTGGTTCGATCAGCAGCCCTCGTCGGCGCGCGAGGGCATTCATCGCGCGGATCTGACGGACGGCCCGCGTCAGCCCGTCCGTCCGCGAGCGGGCGACGTAGTATACGCGCCCGCATGGATCATCGGCCGAGCGCCCTGCGCGTCCGGCCATCTGCACCAGCGCCGCTTCATCGAAGAGAGCCGCATCCGCATCCATGATGTACACATCGCTGCGGGGAATCGTCACCCCGCGTTCGAGGATCGTCGTCGTGACGAGGATGCGGATCTCGCCGCTGCGGAAGCGGCGCACTCGGCTCGCGCGGTCTCGGTCGCGCGAGGAAGTTCCGTCGACGGCGTCTGCGTCGACGGCATGGGCACACGCCCTGCGAAGCAGGCGTGTGAGCGGCTCGACGTGTTCGATGCGCGGCACGAACACGAAGATCTGCGCGCCGCGCTGCAGCGACTCGTCGAGCGCGGCGCGCAGGGCGCTTGGCAGGCGTCCGCTGCCGAGCGCAGCAGACAGGCCGCGATACCGCAGGATTCGCGGCACGGGAAGGGGGTGCCGGTGGTAGCGGACCGGCACCATCGCATGAGGCAGGCGGCGCTGCCTCATGGCGATCTGCTGCTCACGCGGCGGCGTGGCCGTGAGCAGCACCATCTTGCCGCGCGCTTTGCATGCGCGGCCTGCGGCGAAGGCGAGCATCGGATTGCCATGATACGGATACGCATCGAGTTCATCCAATATGACAAGATCGAAGCAGCGCTCGATCCGCAGCAGTTGATGCGTCGTAGCCACCGTAATCTCCCCGATCTCCCACCGATGCTCGCTTCCGCCATAGAGCGCGATCACTTCGCTCTCAGGAAAGGCCTTCGCCAAGCGCGGCGCCAGCTCCAATACCACGTCCCGCCGCGGCGCCGTCAGCAGTACCCGACCGCCCCTTCGCACCACATACTCGACTAACGGAAACACCATCTCCGTTTTCCCCGCTCCAGTTACCGCCCAGATCAAATACTGCTCCCCTGCCCGCTTCGCCGGCTCCATCACGAATCGAAGCGCGTCTCTCGAAGCTGCCTCCTGCGCAGTGCTTAGTTTCCACTTCTTCATCATCTCCTTCATCATCTCCTTCATCATCTCCTTCATCATCTCCTCCATCCTCTGTTCATCCAACCGTTTCCTGGAACGACTCCGCTCATGACATTCATCTTTAGCGATCACACCTGCATCCCCTGAACTGCCGCAGGTTCCGCATTTACTAATCCCGAAGTGATCGATTACCTTATCCACCTCAGCATCCCGTACTGCTTGCTCCCGTACAGCTGTCCCCTGTGCTCCTGCGACATGATCAAACGCCTCCTTCCCGCATCCGATGACGAATACCGAACATTCCCGCACCCGACCCATCTGCAGACACGCTTCGCAGTACACACACTCCCGACCGCATATTGCACAAGGCGTTCTATGATGCTTGTCCGATCCGCTGTTGCATCTGCCGCACCGCATATTGCGCCGATCGCTCTGCCTCTTGGACCATCGCCGCCCTGTATTCCCGATCATGCGGTCCAGCCAACCCGTCATCTTCCTCATCCGTCCCATCCATTGGTTCGCCCAACGCTCCTCCTGCATCCCTGCCTCCAGCCGAACGAATCCCCGCAGAACAAGAAGCTGTACGAAACCGTTAAGCCGATCATCCGTCTCCCCGCTGAGCAATCCGATCTCGATTCCCAACCGCCGAACTTCGTCGAGCAGCAGCCTTCGTCCTTGCAGTTTCTCGGCCAGTTCCAGCAGCTTCGGGTTGAACTTGTGCTCGTCCAGCATGTCATCCATCATGGAATTCATCTTGGAATCCATCATGCGGTTCACCATGCAGTCCGCAATATAAGCCTTGCGGTATGCCTCACAATCTTCCTCATACTTGCTGACCCGCCCCGCCGACCAATCTTCCCTGGTTACCGATATCCAGGGCATCCTTCCATCACGGCTTGTCCAGTCTCGTCCAACAACATGAGTCGCTTGATCATCTTGATCATCCTGATCATCCTGATTATCCTGACCAACTCGATCGACCCGATCAATCCCTTGTGCCCATCGAGAAGCACTTCCTTCTCTCCCAGACTTCCCATGCCATAGCTTCTCCCAATGCCTCTCCCATCGGCGATACTCTTGATGACCCTCCTGCCGATTCTTTCGATGTGTCTCTTGATGATTCTCACGTCGGCGCTTCTCACGCTGATCCACCCGCCCCGCCCTTACCGCCTGCCACTTCACAGCGTCTCTCAACAGTACTGGTTGGGTACATACATTCAGTAGTACCGTTTCGTCTCCATCCCCGCTGCGCTCTCCAAACCAATACGCATAATCAACCGCTGTGTCCAGACTGATCCGCCTCTCAACCTTGCCTTGCCAAACCGCCTCATAGATGGTCACTAACAGTTTACCCGCCCCCCATGTACGAAGCTTTAATCCATATGTACGAAGCTTTAAATCCATAACCACCCTTCAGATCGCACAAGCCAAACCGGCACTCTCAGCCCCCTTCATTGGACATATTCCTATCACACCATATGTTCGATTCACACTGATCACGGCCGCAGCCATACATTGGGCAGTCCATCAGAACAGAGCCGTGCAGCATAGCCATGATCCTTATTAGTAGAATCATGGCTATTACCGTGCCTTCCTCAGCATCCGAACAGAGGGATCTTCGCACGATCTTCCGGCCGATTCATATGGATCACTGTAATCTCTTCGCAACGTTCTCTTACATCCGCGCGCGCTTCCGAATGCACTTCCGAACGTGCTGCTCTTGCCACCCTTGCCTTGCTTGCCCGCTGATACTCCCGAACGAACCTGCCTGTTTCCACCCAATTCCGCGTTCGTATGACTTGCAGGTTTCCGCTCCGATCCAAACGCCTGATGATCGACAACGTCTGATCCTTCGATCCTTCATCGATCACGGATATTCGATAATCCTTGCCGCACAGCCGCGCATGCCAGGTAATCGCTCTTACGGCAAGTTCTGCGAAGGGCTCATTATTTCTCGTCACCAGCACATAATGATGAGCCGCTCTCCGCTGCCGCTGCTTACGGCGATAAACCGCATGTACCATAACCGCACTGAGTAGGTAGCAAGCGATTATGATCAGCACACCCTCCATCATGAATGTCTACCTCCCTCAGGTTATAGCACCATTATATGCCCGCGGTTTGTCATCAGTTCCCAGCCTATCGCTAGTTTGACGAAAGAGGTTCTCCCGGCCGCTCGTAACGTCCTATAAGCAGGTCAGCCCCCGCCAGTTCACACTTGTCTTCCAGATTTTATAGGATATTTAGGATAAAAGCCTTCGGACATACTCGCTTCAAGCGATTTTTATCCCAAAATTAGGCCAAACCCTTCTGCATCCACGGACAACAACCAAGTTTTGTGCGACTTTTCGGATAAAATCCTCAAATCACACCTGCTTCAAGCTGTTTTTGTCCTAAAAATCGTACAAAAATGTCCTTGCGCCGCATTTCCGCGACCCCCATACGTTCTGGATCCCCATACGTTCTGGATCCTCATACGTTCTGCCGCACATAATAAAAGCCGCCCATCTACGTGATTCCGTAGACAAGCGGCATGTTCTTCATGACCGATATACGGGTATTCATTGGATCATCTCGTTCATCAAACGTCGGTTGGTGTTCAGCAGCTCTGATCCTCTTGGCTGGACCCGTATAGAAGATATTCCCTATGGGCTGAGCAGAGCATGCACCCTAGATACAAGTATTTTGCCCAAACTGTGATAAGGAGATGCTTACATGCTGCAGATCTGGAAGTACAATATTGTGGTATAGTTACTCTAGTATTGTGATTCTGCATTATAGTTCTGGTATTACAATTCTGGTATTACAATTCTGGTATTACAATTCTGGTATTATGACTCTTGTATCGTGATTCAGGTATTGTCAATTCAGTATGATATTTGATCCATCATAAGATATGCTGAATGATGACAACGCTGCTGGTAAGTTGAGTTATGGGTTGCTGGCGAGTCGCAGGGCAGCTATTGCTTCGGTATAAGCATTTTGCAAATGATGAATTCACATAAACACATCATTAAATCGAGATCCAGCCATTCTTGATCGAATTCACCACAGCATGTGTGCGGTCTTTGACCTTCATCTTCTTCAAGATGCTGCTGACATGGTTCTTGACCGTCTTCTCGCTGATGATCAATCGCTCGCCGATCGCCCGGTTGTTCAGCCCTTCCGCAAGCAGGCGCAGCACTTCCGCTTCGCGGCGCGTCAGCGGGTTGTCCTCGGACGGAATGATCTGCGCACCTCTGGCTTCTGCACGCTCCTGCATCATGCTCGGGTCATCCAGATACGTCATGCGGCGCAGATGGTTGATCAGCTTGCCGGTGACCCGCGGATGGATATACGCATGTCCATCTAACACAGCACGCACGGCATGGATTAAAGTATCGGCTTCCATATCCTTTAGAAGATATCCCGAAGCGCCCTTGCGCAAGGTCTCAAAGACATAGGATTCATCATCATGGATCGACAGGATGACGATCTTGATATCCGGCATGTATTGGGTCAGCTTCTCCGTGGCTATGACGCCGTTCTGGATCGGCATGTTGATGTCCATCAGCACGATATCCGGCTTATACGTATTGCACAGTTCCAAGACCTGCACACCGTCAGCCGCTTCCGCGACGACTTCGATGTCTTCCTCCATGTTCAGTATGCGTTTCAGTCCTTCGCGAAACAATTGGTGATCATCCGCCAGGATGACACGTGCTTTTTTGGTCCGGTCTTTCAGACCCGTCTGCAGCCCCATCTCCACACTCATCATGATTCTCCTTTCGTTCATTGATAGGAATATTCAGATTAATCTCTGTGCCCTGTCCAGGAGCACTGTTCATCTCGAAACGACCTTCCAGCATCTCGACTCGTTCACGCATTCCGATGATCCCGAAGTGATCGCCCTTCGCCATTTTCTCCTTCAGTTCCTCCATGTCGAAGCCGATCCCGTCATCCACGATCTGAATCGTCATCTGTTCATCGCTGATCACCATCGTCATATCGATGCGGCTCGCTAGGGCATGCTTCTGCACATTCGTGAAAGCTTCCTGTACGAAGCGATAGACGGCGATCTCCAGACCGGGCTGCATCCTCACTTCCTTGCCGTAAACATCAAACTTCGTCTGGATCTTCGTCCGTTCTTCGAAATCTTGTACGAACTTACGCAGGGTCGGCACTAAGCCCAGATCGTCCAGCGCCATCGGTCTCAGGTTGAAGATAATGCGGCGCACTTCTTCCAATCCGCTGCGAACTTGGCTCTTCAGATTGCGGAACTCTGCTCTTACATGGTCATATTGCTGTTTGTCCAGCATGCGTTCCGTATATTCGGTGCGGAGTACGAGATTAGCCATCGACTGAGCTACACCGTCGTGGATTTCCCGGGAAATCCGCTTCCGCTCCTCCTCCTGCGCCATGATGATCCGCAGGCCGAGCAGCTGCCGGTTCTTCGCAGTCTCGAGCATATACGTCACGGCCGATAGATCGCCGGATAGATACTCCGACACGACATTCATCTGCGAGGCAACGACTTCAGCCCGTTCGATGGTCTGCTCGAGATTCCGGATGCGAATCTGCAGCTCATCCCGCCGCGAACGAAGTCGGGCTTCCTTCTCTCTCTGTATCGTAAGATCTAGTTGTATTCTCGTAGCTGATTCATAAGCTTTGCGGATATCGTCTTCATGATAGCGTTTGAAATCCCGGCTTACCTCAGATAATCGGTTTCGCGCGCGTTTGAACTCGAGTTCTAAGCGGTCGACGGATTCGATCGTCACCTTGATCTCTTCCATCGTGATTGCGAGCTCCTTACGCATCGCATCTAGCTCTATGCGGGCGCCCTCACTGATCTCGAAGATCTGGTAGCGGCTTTGCTCCATGACTTCTATCGCGTTCTTGATGATGCGATCGATATCCTGAACATTAACACCCACGGCTAACCTCCT encodes the following:
- a CDS encoding sensor histidine kinase, which codes for MGVNVQDIDRIIKNAIEVMEQSRYQIFEISEGARIELDAMRKELAITMEEIKVTIESVDRLELEFKRARNRLSEVSRDFKRYHEDDIRKAYESATRIQLDLTIQREKEARLRSRRDELQIRIRNLEQTIERAEVVASQMNVVSEYLSGDLSAVTYMLETAKNRQLLGLRIIMAQEEERKRISREIHDGVAQSMANLVLRTEYTERMLDKQQYDHVRAEFRNLKSQVRSGLEEVRRIIFNLRPMALDDLGLVPTLRKFVQDFEERTKIQTKFDVYGKEVRMQPGLEIAVYRFVQEAFTNVQKHALASRIDMTMVISDEQMTIQIVDDGIGFDMEELKEKMAKGDHFGIIGMRERVEMLEGRFEMNSAPGQGTEINLNIPINERKENHDECGDGAADGSERPDQKSTCHPGG
- a CDS encoding DEAD/DEAH box helicase; its protein translation is MDLKLRTYGLKLRTWGAGKLLVTIYEAVWQGKVERRISLDTAVDYAYWFGERSGDGDETVLLNVCTQPVLLRDAVKWQAVRAGRVDQREKRRRENHQETHRKNRQEGHQEYRRWERHWEKLWHGKSGREGSASRWAQGIDRVDRVGQDNQDDQDDQDDQATHVVGRDWTSRDGRMPWISVTREDWSAGRVSKYEEDCEAYRKAYIADCMVNRMMDSKMNSMMDDMLDEHKFNPKLLELAEKLQGRRLLLDEVRRLGIEIGLLSGETDDRLNGFVQLLVLRGFVRLEAGMQEERWANQWMGRMRKMTGWLDRMIGNTGRRWSKRQSDRRNMRCGRCNSGSDKHHRTPCAICGRECVYCEACLQMGRVRECSVFVIGCGKEAFDHVAGAQGTAVREQAVRDAEVDKVIDHFGISKCGTCGSSGDAGVIAKDECHERSRSRKRLDEQRMEEMMKEMMKEMMKEMMKKWKLSTAQEAASRDALRFVMEPAKRAGEQYLIWAVTGAGKTEMVFPLVEYVVRRGGRVLLTAPRRDVVLELAPRLAKAFPESEVIALYGGSEHRWEIGEITVATTHQLLRIERCFDLVILDELDAYPYHGNPMLAFAAGRACKARGKMVLLTATPPREQQIAMRQRRLPHAMVPVRYHRHPLPVPRILRYRGLSAALGSGRLPSALRAALDESLQRGAQIFVFVPRIEHVEPLTRLLRRACAHAVDADAVDGTSSRDRDRASRVRRFRSGEIRILVTTTILERGVTIPRSDVYIMDADAALFDEAALVQMAGRAGRSADDPCGRVYYVARSRTDGLTRAVRQIRAMNALARRRGLLIEPAARREANADV
- a CDS encoding glycosyltransferase family A protein codes for the protein MVHAVYRRKQRQRRAAHHYVLVTRNNEPFAELAVRAITWHARLCGKDYRISVIDEGSKDQTLSIIRRLDRSGNLQVIRTRNWVETGRFVREYQRASKARVARAARSEVHSEARADVRERCEEITVIHMNRPEDRAKIPLFGC
- a CDS encoding response regulator; translation: MSVEMGLQTGLKDRTKKARVILADDHQLFREGLKRILNMEEDIEVVAEAADGVQVLELCNTYKPDIVLMDINMPIQNGVIATEKLTQYMPDIKIVILSIHDDESYVFETLRKGASGYLLKDMEADTLIHAVRAVLDGHAYIHPRVTGKLINHLRRMTYLDDPSMMQERAEARGAQIIPSEDNPLTRREAEVLRLLAEGLNNRAIGERLIISEKTVKNHVSSILKKMKVKDRTHAVVNSIKNGWISI